A single region of the Desulfovibrio sp. JC010 genome encodes:
- a CDS encoding YtxH domain-containing protein — protein sequence MNWMKKVIYALCLVAVMAVVSGCEDNEGAGEKLGKQFDQAMEQAKDKMDEMSGQAKDKAREALDKAKESLDN from the coding sequence ATGAATTGGATGAAAAAAGTAATCTACGCACTTTGTCTGGTTGCCGTTATGGCTGTTGTTTCCGGCTGTGAAGATAACGAAGGTGCGGGCGAAAAGCTCGGCAAGCAGTTTGATCAGGCCATGGAACAGGCCAAAGATAAAATGGATGAAATGAGCGGTCAGGCTAAGGATAAAGCCCGGGAGGCTTTGGATAAGGCCAAGGAGAGCTTGGATAATTAA